In a genomic window of Plasmodium malariae genome assembly, chromosome: 4:
- the PmUG01_04030900 gene encoding Plasmodium exported protein (PHIST), unknown function: protein MYISNMERCNVRIFALSRKKSFAVNERNINYYFTNSLEGTNKKSNKGSIKNFVFSRFTNVLFLVLLFFLMKVRLNTISSNNSVYKGTIISQIQYSNRYVRNLAVSFNEQANQSNLSCKDSNRNVTDNSLSTEHNYNSGNKTNVLDLFQTVDIPGDSWITHNNQMENFSKGSLNTYNNQMGNFSNGAMNTYNNQMGNFSNGAMNTYNNQMGNFSNGTMNTYNNQMGNFSNGAMNTYNNQMGNFSNGAMNTYNNQMGNFSNGAMNTYNNQMGNFSNGAMNTYNNQMGNFSNSVMNTYNNQKDSSSEDASYTSNNKKKYSNSLYKTSENRNPKGSKYYEKLSEKELQKEIENLSEYVHIRDMFNIYNRLVSIEKDKFHNMLKDLSNYWEDLARTINLMGNYKTRIWLKVYRDMLYELYNTEQQSFQILTLSIEDEKFLSFMFTETINSIKSLWESFTNNTECHWKEYLSKNASY, encoded by the exons atgtatatatcaAATATGGAACGTTGTAATGTAAGAATTTTTGCTTTATCAAGAAAAAAATCCTTTGCTGTTAATGAACGGAATATTaactattattttacaaattcTTTAGAAGggacaaataaaaaatctaaCAAAGGAAGTatcaaaaattttgtattttcaaGATTTACAAATGTACTCTTTCTTGTactattgttttttttaatgaaagtTAGACTAAACACAATTTCATCA AACAATTCTGTGTATAAAGGTACTATAATATCACAAATTCAGTACAGTAATAGGTACGTAAGAAACTTAGCTGTATCATTTAATGAACAAGCTAATCAAAGTAATCTAAGTTGCAAAGATTCTAATCGTAATGTGACTGATAATTCATTATCAACAGAACACAATTATAACAGTGGTAACAAGACAAATGTATTAGACTTATTTCAAACAGTAGATATACCTGGTGATAGCTGGATTACACATAATAATCAAATGGAAAATTTTTCTAAAGGTTCATTGAACACATATAATAATCAGATGGGGAATTTTTCTAATGGTGCAATGAACACATATAATAATCAGATGGGAAATTTTTCTAATGGTGCAATGAACACATATAATAATCAGATGGGAAATTTTTCTAATGGTACAATGAACACATATAATAATCAGATGGGAAATTTTTCTAATGGTGCAATGAACACATATAATAATCAGATGGGAAATTTTTCTAACGGTGCAATGAACACATATAATAATCAGATGGGAAATTTTTCGAACGGTGCAATGAACACATATAATAATCAGATGGGAAATTTTTCTAACGGTGCAATGAACACATATAATAATCAGATGGGAAATTTTTCTAATAGTGTAATGAACACATATAATAATCAAAAAGACAGTTCTTCTGAAGATGCATCATATAcgagtaataataaaaagaaatattctaACAGCCTTTACAAGACAAGTGAAAATAGAAATCCTAAGGGGTCAAAATACTACGAAAAACTATCTGAAAAGGAAttacaaaaagaaatagaaaatttaagTGAATATGTTCATATTAGGGATAtgtttaacatatataatagattGGTCTCTattgaaaaagataaatttcataatatGCTGAAAGATTTGAGTAATTATTGGGAAGATCTAGCAAGAACTATTAATTTGATGGGAAATTATAAGACCAGAATATGGCTCAAGGTCTATAGGGACAtgttatatgaattatataatactgAACAACAGTCATTTCAGATATTAACTTTATCAATAGaagatgaaaaatttttatcgtTCATGTTTACTGAAACTATAAATTCAATTAAATCTTTATGGGAAtcatttacaaataatacgGAATGCCACTGGAAAGAATATCTAAGTAAAAATGCTAGCTATTAA